In the Drosophila biarmipes strain raj3 chromosome X, RU_DBia_V1.1, whole genome shotgun sequence genome, one interval contains:
- the LOC108032565 gene encoding frizzled-4, producing the protein MKPPTLIYPLVLLLLHPRLATATSSGNPSASSSSPPEIPAFRQCETIRIEMCRNIGYNETSMPNLVGHEMQADVEYTLQTFAPLIEYDCSSQLKLFLCAAYVPMCTPKAPVHAIGPCRNLCESVRIRCHPVLQGFGFPWPPALDCERFPRENNHETMCMEGPGEMHQPQQDQDPYGLPGQGMPGGLGGKLPLDCSGLAKSHLYVRLPRSGRCAPLCEADILFTPAEKHLAEIWVSTWAYAALGLALVATVCLLASDGSRLASAKWSRLLSPLIWCHNMVTLGWAVRFVVGRTGTACGTDPQAPNESLLSVDGLSNASCASVFLMRYYFGMAACAWWAVLCLGWHRDIRRHSPDSKGHVAIPANFGGSPAKRNAKAAQQDVTQNNFVCFVAWGLPAFQTAAVIVARFVDADELLGACFVGNQSDKALQILVATPVFCYWIFGSMNLISGYLVHCRTKEILRNSNTLSLQQQLQQLSAHSSSGIGVFLFIYGLACALLLLAVIYEFANIDVWLGSGDTDTPLWPFLVRAFMELMLGICCFAWVLGPSISTLYKRQVGNGKMVKQPSAGGVGGGAGHLDGHSSSRGSHAACNSTVVSYHSVRPSMASAPLPQSPYKLKTSPGAGSISLNQMSNYSLGRSMHHQQRHSPHHHHQQQLQQHHHHHHSSSSHRLYYPPGSYASQKYSQHGSYYPHLQHYGDETLL; encoded by the exons ATGAAGCCTCCCACCCTAATATACCccctggtgctgctgctcctccatcCGCGCCTggccacagccacatccagTGGCAATCCCAGCGCCAGCTCCAGTTCCCCGCCAGAGATCCCCGCCTTCCGCCAATGCGAGACCATCCGCATAGAGATGTGCCGCAATATCGGCTACAACGAGACCTCCATGCCCAATCTGGTGGGTCACGAGATGCAAGCGGATGTGGAGTACACCCTGCAGACGTTCGCCCCCCTCATCGAGTACGACTGCAGCTCCCAGCTGAAGCTGTTCCTGTGCGCCGCCTATGTGCCCATGTGCACGCCCAAGGCACCCGTCCATGCCATTGGTCCCTGCCGCAATCTCTGCGAATCGGTGCGGATACGCTGTCATCCGGTGCTGCAGGGCTTCGGCTTCCCTTGGCCACCGGCGCTGGACTGTGAGCGGTTTCCGCGCGAGAACAACCACGAGACCATGTGCATGGAGGGACCCGGTGAAATGCATCAGCCGCAACAGGATCAGGATCCATATGGCCTGCCGGGACAGGGAATGCCAGGCGGATTGGGTGGAAAGCTGCCGCTGGATTGCTCGGGCTTGGCCAAGTCGCATCTGTATGTCCGGCTACCCCGGTCGGGACGGTGTGCACCGCTCTGTGAGGCGGATATTCTGTTTACGCCGGCGGAGAAGCATCTGGCCGAGATCTGGGTCTCCACGTGGGCCTATGCCGCCCTGGGACTGGCCCTGGTGGCCACCGTCTGTCTGCTGGCCAGCGATGGCAGCCGCTTGGCCAGTGCCAAGTGGTCCAGACTGTTGTCGCCGCTCATCTGGTGCCACAACATGGTCACCCTGGGCTGGGCCGTGCGCTTCGTGGTGGGCCGAACGGGCACTGCCTGTGGCACGGATCCCCAGGCCCCCAACGAATCGCTGCTCAGCGTGGACGGACTGTCGAATGCCTCTTGCGCCAGTGTCTTCCTCATGCGGTACTACTTCGGGATGGCCGCCTGCGCTTG GTGGGCTGTGCTCTGCTTGGGCTGGCACCGCGACATTCGCCGGCACAGTCCCGACTCCAAGGGCCATGTGGCCATTCCCGCCAACTTTGGCGGCAGTCCAGCGAAGAGGAATGCCAAGGCCGCCCAGCAGGATGTAACGCAGAACAACTTCGTGTGCTTCGTGGCTTGGGGCCTGCCCGCCTTTCAAACGGCAGCCGTGATCGTGGCTCGTTTCGTCGATGCAGATGAGTTGCTGG GTGCCTGCTTTGTGGGCAACCAGTCGGATAAGGCTCTCCAGATACTGGTGGCCACGCCTGTCTTTTGCTACTGGATCTTCGGCTCGATGAACCTGATTTCCGGCTACCTGGTGCACTGCCGCACCAAGGAGATCTTGAGGAACAGCAATACTTTGAGCCTACAacagcagctccagcagctGAGTGCCCATAGTAGTTCGGGCATTGGCGTATTCCTCTTCATCTACGGACTGGCGTGTGCCCTGCTCCTCCTGGCAGTCATCTATGAGTTTGCCAACATCGATGTGTGGCTGGGATCGGGCGATACGGATACGCCGCTGTGGCCCTTTTTGGTGCGCGCCTTCATGGAGCTGATGCTGGGCATTTGCTGTTTCGCCTGGGTCCTCGGACCGAGTATATCCACGCTGTACAAAAGGCAGGTGGGCAATGGCAAGATGGTGAAGCAGCCGAGCGCAGGGGGAGTAGGCGGAGGAGCTGGCCACCTGGACGGTCACAGCAGCTCGAGGGGATCGCATGCGGCTTGCAATAGCACGGTGGTCTCGTACCATTCGGTGCGGCCCTCGATGGCCAGTGCACCGTTGCCGCAGAGTCCCTACAAGCTGAAGACCTCGCCGGGCGCGGGCTCCATATCGCTGAATCAGATGTCCAACTACTCGCTGGGCAGGAGCATGCACCACCAGCAGCGCCACTCGCCGcatcaccaccaccagcagcagcttcagcagcaccatcaccatcatcaCTCCTCGTCCTCGCATCGGCTGTACTATCCGCCGGGTAGCTATGCCTCGCAAAAGTACAGCCAGCACGGCAGCTACTATCCGCATTTGCAGCACTACGGCGACGAGACGCTGCTCTAG